In one window of Cytophagaceae bacterium ABcell3 DNA:
- the rpoB gene encoding DNA-directed RNA polymerase subunit beta, which yields MATNIPLRKNFASIKNVIDYPDFLDVQLQSFQDFFQLETPPEQRNKEGLFKVFAENFPISDSRENFVLEFIDYHVDPPKYSVDECIDRGLTYSVPLKAKLRLSCNDEDNEDFETIEQEVFLGNIPYMTEKGSFVINGAERVIVSQLHRSPGVFFAQSKHTNGTKLYSARIIPFKGSWIEFATDVNNVMYAYIDRKKKFPVTTLLRAIGYGTDKDILDLFGLSEEIPAKKEALQNVVGRKLAARVLRTWTEDFVDEDTGEVVSIDRNEVILERDSIIQDVDIDIILDSGSDVVILHREDINIADYTIIYNTLQKDSSNSEKEAVETIYRQLRNSEAPDEQTARDIIQNLFFSDKRYDLGEVGRYRINKKLNLEISSDTKVLTSEDIINIIKYLIGLINSKAVIDDIDHLSNRRVRTVGEQLYSQFGVGLARMARTIKERMNVRDNEDFKPVDLINARTLSSVINSFFGTNQLSQFMDQTNPLAEITHKRRMSALGPGGLSRERAGFEVRDVHYTHYGRLCTIETPEGPNIGLISSLCVHAKVNHMGFIETPYKKVIEGKVLLDGSVVYLTAEEEDGHNIAQANAIINDQGVFENDKVKARFEGDFPVTEPDNVTYMDVAPNQIVSVAASLIPFLEHDDANRALMGSNMQRQAVPLLRPQSPIVGTGLEKRVALDSRALVLAEGDGVVEYVDSKKIVVKYERTREQSLVSFDNDSKTYNLVKFRRTNQDTCLSLAPIVFKGQKVVKGDPLCEGYATEKGELALGRNLMVAFMPWQGYNFEDAIVISEKVVKEDIFTSLHIEEFELEVRDTKRGEEELTSEIPNVSEEAVKNLDDKGIIRVGAEIKEGDILIGKITPKGETDPTPEEKLLRAIFGDKAGDVKDASLKASPSLRGVVIDTKLFSRPKKEKDLKARNKQQADRLKAKYSKDLSDLRAVIIDKLTDLLEGKVSQGVKHKFGDEIVSKGVKFNRRNITENLFPEKNSYRDESSYNVPEEVNLLGDLLLENWTDEPETNDLILKMVKNYHKKRNEISGKFKREKFTLEVGDELPAGIVQLAKVYVAKKRKLKVGDKMAGRHGNKGVVARIVREEDMPFLEDGTPVDIVLNPLGVPSRMNLGQIYETVLGWAGLKLGRKYATPIFDGATEEQVDAELTEAGLPHLGRTPLYDGLTGEKFDQKVTVGVIYMLKLGHLVDDKMHARSIGPYSLITQQPLGGKAQFGGQRFGEMEVWALEAFGAGHVLQEILTVKSDDVIGRAKAYEAIVKGENMPKPNIPESFNVLVHELRGLALEITLD from the coding sequence TTGGCTACTAATATACCTTTAAGAAAAAATTTTGCAAGTATAAAGAATGTAATTGACTATCCTGATTTTCTGGACGTTCAGTTGCAATCGTTTCAAGACTTTTTTCAGTTGGAAACTCCTCCTGAACAACGTAATAAAGAAGGGTTGTTCAAAGTTTTCGCTGAAAATTTCCCTATTTCTGACTCTAGGGAAAACTTTGTCCTTGAATTTATAGACTATCATGTTGACCCGCCTAAATATTCTGTTGATGAATGTATAGATAGGGGACTCACTTATTCTGTTCCATTAAAAGCTAAACTCAGATTATCCTGCAACGATGAGGATAATGAAGATTTTGAAACGATAGAACAAGAAGTATTCCTTGGTAACATACCTTATATGACCGAAAAAGGGTCTTTTGTTATCAATGGTGCTGAACGTGTTATTGTTTCTCAATTGCATAGGTCGCCTGGTGTTTTCTTTGCGCAAAGCAAACATACCAATGGTACCAAGTTATATTCTGCCAGAATTATACCTTTTAAAGGGTCTTGGATTGAATTTGCTACTGATGTAAACAATGTTATGTATGCTTACATCGATAGAAAAAAGAAGTTTCCGGTAACCACCCTTTTAAGAGCAATAGGTTATGGTACGGATAAAGATATCCTTGATCTTTTTGGACTTTCTGAAGAAATCCCTGCTAAAAAAGAAGCCCTGCAAAATGTGGTAGGTAGAAAACTTGCTGCAAGGGTACTGAGGACTTGGACTGAGGATTTTGTTGATGAGGATACTGGTGAAGTTGTATCCATCGACCGTAATGAAGTGATCCTTGAGAGGGATTCCATTATTCAAGATGTTGATATCGATATTATTTTAGATTCAGGCTCTGATGTTGTCATTCTTCACCGTGAAGATATCAACATTGCAGACTATACTATTATATATAACACTCTTCAAAAAGATAGCTCTAATTCTGAGAAAGAAGCTGTTGAAACTATTTATAGACAGTTAAGAAACTCTGAAGCTCCTGATGAACAAACTGCTAGGGATATTATCCAGAATTTGTTCTTCAGTGACAAGAGATATGATCTTGGTGAAGTAGGTAGATATAGAATTAACAAGAAACTTAATCTTGAAATATCTTCTGATACAAAAGTGCTTACTTCGGAAGATATTATTAACATTATTAAATATCTTATTGGTCTTATCAATAGTAAAGCTGTTATTGATGATATAGACCATTTGAGCAATAGGAGGGTACGTACTGTTGGCGAGCAATTGTATAGCCAATTCGGTGTTGGTTTAGCAAGGATGGCTCGTACCATCAAAGAAAGAATGAATGTTCGTGATAACGAAGACTTTAAACCTGTTGATCTTATCAATGCCAGGACTTTGTCTTCTGTTATTAATTCCTTCTTCGGTACTAACCAGCTTTCTCAGTTTATGGACCAAACAAATCCATTAGCGGAGATTACGCATAAAAGAAGGATGTCTGCGCTTGGACCGGGTGGTTTATCAAGAGAGCGTGCAGGTTTTGAGGTAAGGGACGTTCACTATACGCACTACGGTCGTTTGTGTACCATCGAAACTCCTGAAGGACCTAATATTGGTCTTATTTCCTCACTTTGCGTTCACGCTAAGGTGAACCACATGGGCTTTATTGAGACTCCATATAAAAAAGTTATTGAAGGGAAGGTATTGCTAGACGGTAGTGTTGTTTACCTAACAGCAGAAGAAGAGGACGGTCATAATATCGCTCAGGCTAATGCAATTATTAACGACCAGGGTGTCTTTGAGAATGATAAAGTTAAAGCCCGTTTTGAAGGTGACTTCCCGGTTACGGAACCAGATAATGTTACTTACATGGATGTGGCTCCTAACCAAATTGTTTCTGTTGCGGCTTCGCTTATTCCTTTCCTAGAGCATGACGATGCAAACCGTGCTTTGATGGGTTCAAACATGCAGCGCCAGGCTGTGCCTTTATTGAGACCTCAATCTCCGATAGTAGGTACTGGACTGGAAAAACGTGTTGCTTTAGATTCGAGAGCGTTGGTGCTTGCAGAAGGTGATGGGGTTGTTGAGTATGTGGATTCTAAAAAGATTGTGGTTAAGTATGAGCGCACTAGAGAGCAATCTTTGGTTAGCTTTGACAATGATTCAAAAACATACAATCTCGTTAAGTTTAGAAGAACAAACCAGGACACCTGCCTTAGTTTAGCGCCAATAGTCTTTAAAGGCCAAAAGGTTGTTAAAGGAGATCCGCTTTGCGAAGGTTATGCTACAGAAAAAGGTGAGCTTGCTTTGGGTAGGAACCTTATGGTTGCTTTTATGCCTTGGCAAGGTTATAACTTTGAGGATGCGATAGTTATTTCTGAAAAAGTAGTTAAAGAAGATATATTTACTTCTCTTCATATTGAAGAATTTGAGCTTGAAGTTAGGGATACTAAAAGGGGTGAGGAAGAGTTGACGTCTGAAATTCCAAATGTTAGTGAAGAAGCTGTTAAAAATCTTGATGATAAAGGTATTATCAGGGTTGGGGCAGAAATTAAAGAAGGTGATATTTTAATAGGTAAAATTACTCCTAAAGGAGAAACAGATCCTACACCTGAAGAAAAACTTCTTCGTGCAATTTTTGGAGATAAGGCTGGCGATGTGAAAGATGCATCGTTAAAGGCTTCGCCTTCTTTGAGAGGTGTGGTTATTGATACCAAATTGTTTTCTAGACCTAAGAAGGAAAAAGATCTTAAAGCTAGAAATAAGCAACAAGCTGATAGGCTTAAAGCGAAGTATAGCAAAGACCTTTCGGATCTTCGCGCAGTCATCATTGATAAACTTACTGATTTACTAGAAGGTAAAGTCTCTCAGGGTGTCAAGCATAAATTTGGCGACGAGATTGTATCTAAAGGTGTTAAGTTCAACAGAAGAAATATTACAGAAAATCTTTTCCCTGAGAAGAACAGCTATAGAGATGAAAGCTCTTATAATGTTCCTGAAGAAGTTAACCTTTTAGGAGATTTACTTCTTGAAAATTGGACAGATGAGCCTGAAACCAATGATCTTATTCTCAAAATGGTTAAAAACTACCATAAAAAGAGAAATGAGATATCTGGTAAGTTCAAGCGTGAGAAGTTTACATTGGAAGTTGGAGATGAACTTCCTGCTGGTATAGTTCAGTTGGCTAAAGTTTATGTTGCTAAGAAGCGTAAACTTAAAGTTGGTGATAAAATGGCAGGACGTCACGGTAACAAAGGTGTGGTAGCGAGAATAGTTAGGGAAGAAGATATGCCTTTCTTGGAAGATGGTACGCCTGTAGATATAGTACTTAACCCACTAGGTGTACCTTCAAGGATGAACCTTGGACAGATCTATGAAACTGTATTAGGTTGGGCAGGTCTGAAACTTGGACGTAAATATGCTACTCCTATTTTCGATGGAGCTACAGAAGAACAAGTAGATGCAGAACTTACAGAAGCTGGACTTCCTCATCTTGGCAGGACTCCTCTTTATGACGGACTTACTGGTGAGAAGTTTGACCAAAAAGTTACTGTAGGTGTTATTTATATGCTTAAACTAGGACACCTTGTAGATGATAAAATGCACGCGCGTTCTATTGGACCATACTCTCTTATTACACAACAGCCTCTCGGTGGTAAAGCACAGTTTGGTGGACAGAGGTTTGGTGAAATGGAGGTATGGGCATTGGAAGCATTTGGTGCAGGACATGTTCTTCAAGAAATCCTTACTGTAAAATCAGATGATGTGATAGGTAGAGCGAAAGCTTACGAGGCTATTGTTAAAGGAGAGAATATGCCTAAACCAAATATTCCTGAATCTTTCAATGTATTGGTTCATGAATTAAGAGGTCTTGCACTAGAGATCACACTCGATTAA
- the rplL gene encoding 50S ribosomal protein L7/L12: MADLKAFAEQLVNLTVKEVNELATILKDEYGIEPAAAATVVAGGGGAAGGEEAAEKTSFDVILKSAGSAKLAVVKLVKDLTGLGLKEAKELVDGAPKPLKEGVAKDEADALKKQLEEAGAEVEVK, encoded by the coding sequence ATGGCAGATCTTAAAGCTTTTGCTGAGCAGTTGGTAAACCTAACTGTTAAAGAGGTAAATGAACTAGCTACTATCCTTAAAGACGAATATGGTATTGAACCTGCTGCTGCAGCTACAGTTGTTGCTGGTGGTGGTGGAGCTGCTGGTGGTGAAGAAGCAGCTGAAAAAACTTCTTTTGACGTAATCCTTAAATCTGCAGGATCTGCTAAACTAGCCGTTGTTAAACTGGTTAAGGATCTTACTGGACTTGGATTAAAAGAAGCTAAAGAACTTGTTGATGGCGCTCCTAAGCCTCTTAAGGAAGGTGTTGCTAAAGACGAAGCTGATGCACTTAAAAAACAACTTGAAGAGGCTGGAGCTGAAGTAGAGGTTAAATAA
- the rplJ gene encoding 50S ribosomal protein L10 — protein sequence MTREEKAQIIEELNQKFQEKSFFYITDASGLTVEQVNNFRRLCYEKGVEYKVVKNTLIQKALANLETDYAPFDEQVLKGFSGIMFADTGKVPAVLIKEFRKSVQDKPGLKGASIDGALFIGEENLEALAKIKSKEEVIGDIIGILQSPAKNVVSALQSGKTTLAGLVKTLSERQES from the coding sequence ATGACACGGGAAGAAAAAGCTCAGATAATTGAAGAGTTAAACCAAAAGTTCCAGGAGAAATCTTTCTTCTATATTACGGACGCTTCTGGTTTGACCGTAGAACAAGTAAACAATTTCAGGAGACTTTGCTATGAAAAAGGCGTTGAGTATAAAGTTGTTAAAAACACTTTGATACAAAAGGCCCTGGCTAATCTTGAAACTGATTACGCCCCTTTCGACGAGCAAGTTTTGAAAGGTTTCTCTGGAATCATGTTTGCAGATACCGGAAAAGTTCCGGCAGTTTTAATCAAAGAATTTAGAAAGTCGGTTCAAGATAAACCAGGTTTAAAAGGTGCTTCTATTGATGGTGCTTTATTCATTGGAGAAGAAAACCTTGAAGCGCTTGCTAAAATCAAATCTAAAGAAGAAGTTATTGGCGATATTATCGGCATTCTTCAATCACCTGCTAAAAATGTTGTTTCTGCGCTTCAAAGCGGTAAGACTACTCTTGCAGGATTGGTTAAAACTTTGTCAGAAAGACAAGAATCATAA
- the rplA gene encoding 50S ribosomal protein L1, translated as MGKLTKNQKQALAKFDAEQQFSLADAAKLVKDITFTKFDASVDIDVRLGVDPRKADQMVRGVVSLPHGTGKEVRVLVLCTPDKEQEAKDAGADHVGLDEYIKKIEQGWLDIDVIITMPTVMAKVGRLGRVLGPRNLMPNPKAGTVTLEVGKAVKDIKQGKIDFKVDKTGIIHTSVGKVSFSPEKLSENAHEVLNTIQKLKPSSAKGTYIKSIHLSSTMSPGVAIDKNTVTGL; from the coding sequence ATGGGCAAGTTAACCAAAAATCAAAAGCAGGCATTAGCAAAATTTGATGCTGAACAGCAATTTTCTCTTGCAGATGCTGCTAAACTTGTAAAGGACATTACATTTACTAAGTTTGATGCATCCGTAGATATAGATGTTAGACTTGGGGTAGACCCTAGAAAAGCTGACCAAATGGTCAGAGGTGTTGTTTCGCTTCCCCATGGTACAGGAAAAGAAGTTAGAGTTCTTGTCCTTTGTACTCCTGACAAAGAGCAGGAAGCTAAAGATGCAGGTGCTGACCATGTAGGTCTTGATGAATACATTAAGAAAATTGAGCAAGGATGGCTTGATATTGATGTAATTATCACTATGCCTACTGTGATGGCCAAAGTTGGTAGATTAGGACGTGTACTAGGACCTAGAAATTTAATGCCTAATCCTAAAGCTGGTACTGTTACTCTTGAAGTAGGTAAAGCTGTTAAGGATATCAAACAGGGAAAGATTGATTTTAAAGTAGATAAAACTGGAATCATTCATACTAGTGTAGGTAAAGTTTCTTTCTCTCCTGAAAAATTGTCTGAAAATGCACATGAAGTTTTGAATACTATTCAAAAACTTAAGCCTTCTTCAGCTAAAGGTACATATATAAAAAGCATTCACCTTTCTAGTACTATGAGTCCAGGTGTTGCTATCGATAAAAATACTGTTACAGGCCTATAA
- the rplK gene encoding 50S ribosomal protein L11: MAKEISGYVKLQIKGGAANPSPPVGPALGSKGLNIMEFCKQFNARTQEKQGVLLPVVITVYKDKSFDFVIKTPPAPVLLMEASKAKKGSAEPNRNKIGSVTWDQVQSIAELKMPDLNAFKLESAMKMVAGTARSMGITVSGDAPWDNK, encoded by the coding sequence ATGGCTAAAGAAATATCGGGTTATGTAAAATTGCAGATCAAGGGAGGTGCTGCCAACCCTTCTCCTCCTGTTGGTCCTGCCCTGGGTAGTAAGGGTTTGAATATTATGGAGTTCTGTAAGCAGTTTAATGCTAGAACCCAAGAAAAACAAGGTGTACTTCTGCCTGTCGTTATTACTGTTTATAAAGACAAATCTTTTGATTTCGTCATTAAAACTCCCCCAGCTCCAGTTTTGCTTATGGAAGCATCTAAAGCAAAAAAAGGATCTGCAGAGCCAAACAGAAATAAGATAGGTTCAGTAACCTGGGATCAGGTACAGTCAATCGCTGAATTAAAAATGCCTGACCTTAATGCATTCAAACTAGAATCGGCAATGAAAATGGTAGCCGGTACTGCAAGAAGTATGGGTATCACAGTTTCAGGAGACGCTCCCTGGGACAATAAATAA
- the nusG gene encoding transcription termination/antitermination protein NusG, producing the protein MSELNWYVIRTVSGQEKKVKNYLENEIIRQKLEDYIPQVLIPSEKIYEMRNGKKRVRERNFFPGYVLVSADLSHGEAGHVITSIPGVIGFLGSNEGGTSKKPVPLRQSEVNRILGRVDEMQESEETLETPFIVGETVKVMDGPFNGFTGSVEEVFEERKKLNVMVKIFGRNTPVELNYMQVEKIQ; encoded by the coding sequence ATGAGTGAATTAAACTGGTATGTAATTAGAACGGTTAGTGGGCAGGAGAAGAAGGTTAAGAATTATCTTGAGAATGAAATCATAAGACAGAAACTTGAAGATTATATTCCTCAGGTACTGATTCCTTCTGAAAAAATATATGAAATGCGTAACGGAAAAAAACGCGTAAGGGAAAGAAACTTCTTTCCTGGATATGTGTTAGTTTCCGCAGATTTATCGCATGGAGAAGCAGGCCACGTTATAACCAGTATTCCTGGTGTAATTGGTTTCCTTGGCTCTAATGAAGGAGGCACCTCTAAAAAGCCTGTACCTCTACGTCAAAGTGAAGTAAACAGAATTTTGGGTAGGGTAGACGAAATGCAGGAAAGTGAAGAAACACTTGAAACACCTTTTATTGTAGGTGAAACTGTAAAAGTTATGGATGGCCCATTTAATGGGTTTACAGGATCTGTCGAAGAGGTTTTTGAAGAAAGAAAAAAGCTTAACGTAATGGTGAAGATATTTGGCAGAAATACACCAGTTGAGCTTAATTATATGCAAGTAGAAAAAATTCAGTAA
- the secE gene encoding preprotein translocase subunit SecE: protein MNKILGFIRESIEEIKTKVSWPTYGELQNKSVVVLIASIIFALMIWAVDTVFENVMSFIY, encoded by the coding sequence ATGAATAAAATATTAGGCTTTATAAGAGAATCAATTGAAGAGATCAAAACAAAGGTCTCATGGCCAACTTACGGCGAGTTGCAGAATAAATCTGTAGTGGTTCTTATTGCCTCAATTATTTTTGCACTCATGATTTGGGCTGTAGATACAGTTTTTGAAAACGTGATGTCCTTTATATATTAA
- the tuf gene encoding elongation factor Tu translates to MAKATFDRSKPHVNIGTIGHVDHGKTTLTAAISKVLSEQGLAEVRDFSQIDNAPEEKERGITINTAHIEYQTKARHYAHVDCPGHADYVKNMVTGAAQMDGAILVVAATDGPMPQTREHILLARQVGVPALVVFMNKVDLVDDPELLELVEMEVRELLSFYDFPGDDIPVIKGSALGGLNGEAQWVEKIVELMDAVDNFIPIPPRLTDKPFLMPVEDVFSITGRGTVATGRIERGIINSGDPVDILGMGAENLKSTVTGVEMFRKILDKGEAGDNVGLLLRGIEKTDIKRGMVICKPGSVTPHTEFKAEIYVLSKEEGGRHTPFFNKYRPQFYLRTTDVTGEIMLPEGTEMVMPGDNVTITVKLINSVAMEKGLRFAIREGGRTVGAGQVTEILK, encoded by the coding sequence ATGGCTAAAGCAACCTTTGATCGCTCCAAACCCCATGTTAACATAGGTACTATTGGTCACGTTGACCACGGAAAAACTACCTTGACTGCTGCTATTAGTAAAGTACTTTCTGAGCAAGGTCTGGCTGAGGTTAGAGATTTTTCTCAAATCGACAACGCTCCTGAAGAAAAAGAAAGAGGTATTACTATTAATACTGCTCACATTGAGTATCAGACAAAAGCAAGACATTATGCACACGTTGACTGCCCTGGCCACGCTGACTATGTAAAGAACATGGTTACTGGTGCTGCTCAGATGGACGGAGCTATCCTTGTTGTTGCTGCTACTGATGGTCCTATGCCACAAACTCGTGAGCACATCCTTCTTGCAAGACAGGTTGGTGTTCCTGCTCTAGTTGTTTTCATGAACAAAGTTGACCTTGTTGATGACCCTGAACTTCTTGAGCTTGTTGAAATGGAAGTAAGAGAACTTCTTAGCTTCTATGACTTCCCAGGTGATGACATTCCTGTTATCAAAGGATCTGCACTTGGTGGCCTTAACGGCGAAGCTCAGTGGGTAGAGAAGATCGTTGAGCTTATGGATGCGGTTGACAACTTTATCCCAATCCCTCCAAGATTGACTGACAAGCCTTTTCTAATGCCTGTTGAGGACGTGTTCTCTATCACTGGTAGAGGTACTGTGGCAACTGGTAGAATCGAAAGAGGTATCATCAACTCTGGTGACCCTGTAGATATTCTTGGTATGGGTGCTGAGAACCTTAAGTCTACAGTAACTGGTGTTGAGATGTTCAGAAAGATATTGGACAAAGGAGAAGCTGGTGACAACGTTGGTCTTCTACTTAGAGGTATTGAGAAAACTGACATCAAGAGAGGTATGGTAATCTGTAAGCCAGGTTCTGTAACTCCTCACACTGAATTCAAAGCTGAAATATATGTGCTTTCTAAAGAAGAAGGTGGTAGACATACGCCATTCTTCAACAAGTACAGACCTCAGTTCTATCTTAGAACTACGGATGTAACTGGAGAGATCATGCTTCCAGAAGGAACTGAGATGGTAATGCCTGGTGATAATGTTACCATTACTGTAAAACTAATCAACTCTGTAGCAATGGAGAAAGGTCTTCGTTTTGCAATCAGAGAAGGTGGTAGAACAGTAGGTGCTGGACAGGTTACTGAAATCTTAAAGTAA
- a CDS encoding M1 family metallopeptidase codes for MSGSSETVYVKPDTTAPVQEVYNESATRKHDLLHTRLEVKFDWEKQYLHGEADLSIRPYFYPQETLELDAKGFDIHEISLTGLKGNVVPDYKYDGAKLLIDLDTIYSRTDTFSVYVNYTAKPEEYEQGGSKAITSDKGLYFINPLGEVENKPKQIWTQGETEASSKWFPTIDKPNERCTQEIYITADTSYSILSNGDFIYSINNGDGTKTDYWKMDQPHAPYLFMMAIGEYAVVKDSVGDLELSYYVEPKYEPYAKDIFGNTPEMIRFFSEKLQYPFPWSKYAQVVVRDFVSGAMENTTASIFMEDLQSDDRELLDESWDGIIAHELFHQWFGNLVTCESWSNLTLNEAFANYSEYLWTEYKLGKDEADHLGVNEWEEYLSEAKTKQEPLIRFHYHDKEDMFDRHSYNKGGRVLHYLRYITGDDAFFQALHVYLTENAFSPVEVHHLRLAFEEVTGQDMNWFFNQWFLSPGHANLKVEHTYSDGNLVIKVKQKQEEEGTPIYRLPMDVDIWAGGEKAQHRIVVEGKESVFTFPMDNKPTNVVVDPYSVVPAVITHKKSEEELVAQFSNYENFLPKDKALEGIFSAATSKTFDRPEIKKLLMASLEDDFWAVRMAGLEQFSSHYVSGLDKYIPLIEKMALDDEKPQVRSRAIGLLESYAPDKFRHVFKKGLDAKPYSVVAASLKGALKLNMKDVDIDQFVDMDNIYVIMNLADYFIYKKDKGRYEWFSEKLTNSRSRYQYPLVQMFGNYVLMLGKEEEKEDARKVLQKIAEDNPFDEIKMLAQYYANTL; via the coding sequence GTGTCAGGTTCATCAGAGACTGTTTATGTAAAACCTGATACTACAGCTCCCGTTCAGGAAGTATACAATGAGTCAGCAACACGTAAGCATGACTTGCTGCACACCAGACTTGAAGTAAAGTTTGACTGGGAGAAGCAATATCTGCATGGCGAGGCTGATTTGTCCATTAGGCCTTATTTTTATCCGCAAGAAACACTAGAACTAGATGCGAAAGGTTTTGATATTCATGAGATCAGTTTGACTGGACTTAAGGGAAATGTTGTGCCGGACTATAAGTATGATGGAGCCAAATTGCTTATAGACTTAGATACCATTTATTCAAGGACTGATACTTTTTCTGTATATGTAAACTATACGGCAAAGCCTGAAGAATATGAGCAGGGGGGGAGTAAAGCAATAACTTCAGATAAAGGGTTGTATTTTATCAATCCATTGGGTGAGGTGGAAAACAAACCTAAGCAGATTTGGACACAGGGAGAGACAGAGGCCAGCTCTAAATGGTTTCCTACCATCGATAAGCCTAATGAAAGGTGTACACAGGAAATTTACATAACTGCGGATACCAGTTATTCTATTCTTTCCAATGGAGACTTTATTTACTCCATTAACAATGGGGATGGAACCAAGACAGACTATTGGAAAATGGACCAACCTCATGCCCCATATCTTTTTATGATGGCTATCGGCGAGTATGCGGTTGTTAAAGACTCTGTAGGAGACCTTGAGCTTTCTTATTATGTAGAGCCAAAATATGAACCTTATGCAAAAGATATTTTTGGCAATACACCAGAAATGATCCGTTTCTTTTCCGAAAAATTGCAATACCCTTTCCCTTGGTCCAAATATGCCCAAGTTGTAGTGCGTGATTTTGTCTCTGGAGCCATGGAAAACACGACAGCCTCTATTTTCATGGAGGATTTGCAGTCTGACGACAGAGAGTTGCTAGATGAATCATGGGACGGAATTATTGCCCACGAACTTTTCCATCAGTGGTTTGGCAATTTGGTTACTTGTGAGTCTTGGTCGAACCTTACTTTAAATGAAGCTTTTGCAAACTATTCAGAATATCTATGGACTGAATATAAATTAGGCAAGGATGAAGCAGACCATTTAGGTGTGAACGAATGGGAAGAATATTTGTCCGAAGCTAAAACTAAACAAGAGCCCCTGATCAGGTTCCACTACCATGATAAGGAAGACATGTTTGACAGGCATTCCTATAATAAAGGAGGCCGGGTACTGCACTATCTTCGCTATATCACCGGCGATGATGCATTCTTTCAAGCTTTACATGTTTATTTGACCGAGAATGCTTTTTCCCCAGTAGAGGTACATCACCTGAGACTTGCATTTGAGGAAGTTACAGGCCAAGATATGAACTGGTTTTTCAATCAGTGGTTCCTATCGCCAGGTCACGCAAACCTTAAGGTAGAGCACACCTATAGTGACGGAAACTTAGTAATTAAGGTTAAGCAGAAACAAGAAGAAGAAGGAACACCTATATACCGTTTACCAATGGACGTAGATATTTGGGCAGGAGGGGAGAAGGCACAGCATAGAATAGTTGTGGAGGGTAAAGAAAGTGTTTTTACATTCCCTATGGACAACAAACCGACCAATGTTGTAGTGGATCCATACTCTGTAGTTCCAGCTGTCATTACCCATAAAAAGTCAGAAGAAGAACTGGTCGCACAATTTTCAAACTATGAAAACTTCCTTCCGAAGGACAAAGCCTTAGAAGGCATTTTTTCTGCAGCCACCTCTAAGACCTTTGACCGGCCTGAAATAAAAAAGCTTTTGATGGCTTCATTAGAAGACGATTTCTGGGCTGTTCGTATGGCTGGACTAGAACAGTTTAGCTCCCATTATGTGTCAGGTCTTGATAAATATATTCCATTAATAGAAAAAATGGCACTTGATGACGAAAAGCCACAGGTTAGGTCAAGGGCGATTGGTTTGTTGGAGTCATATGCGCCGGATAAGTTTAGGCACGTTTTTAAAAAAGGACTTGACGCTAAACCTTATTCTGTGGTTGCCGCTTCTTTAAAAGGTGCTTTAAAGCTTAACATGAAGGATGTAGATATTGATCAGTTTGTAGATATGGACAATATTTATGTGATAATGAACCTGGCAGACTACTTTATTTATAAGAAAGACAAAGGGCGTTATGAATGGTTTAGTGAAAAGCTGACGAATAGCAGGTCAAGGTACCAGTATCCGTTGGTGCAGATGTTCGGAAACTATGTGCTTATGCTAGGAAAGGAAGAAGAGAAAGAAGATGCGCGCAAAGTATTGCAGAAGATTGCAGAAGATAATCCATTTGATGAAATAAAAATGCTGGCTCAATATTATGCTAATACCTTGTAA
- a CDS encoding biotin/lipoyl-containing protein has translation MLKIDINNKTSIRFRKEGETIYLNDTPFQPDIRQTGPNTYHIIWSGKSYNTEVVSYDKPTKRLTLKINNSIYELNVKDELDELLEKMGLNKAISNVVNEVKAPMPGLILDILVNEQSEVKKGDPVIVLEAMKMENIIKSPSDGVIKSINVTKGESVEKNKVLFQF, from the coding sequence ATGTTAAAAATAGACATAAATAATAAAACCTCAATAAGGTTTAGAAAAGAAGGGGAAACAATATATCTGAACGACACTCCTTTTCAACCAGATATACGGCAAACAGGCCCCAATACTTACCATATCATATGGAGTGGAAAAAGCTATAATACAGAGGTAGTTAGCTATGACAAACCAACCAAAAGGCTGACCCTAAAAATCAATAATTCAATTTATGAACTAAATGTCAAAGATGAGTTAGATGAACTTTTAGAAAAAATGGGTTTAAACAAGGCTATATCAAATGTAGTTAATGAAGTGAAAGCACCCATGCCTGGACTTATTTTGGACATTCTGGTAAATGAACAATCGGAAGTAAAAAAAGGAGACCCTGTAATAGTGCTAGAGGCCATGAAAATGGAAAACATTATTAAATCGCCAAGCGATGGTGTCATAAAATCAATAAATGTAACCAAAGGTGAAAGCGTTGAAAAAAACAAGGTACTTTTCCAATTTTAA